The sequence CCGCTGGGCTGGCGGCCACCCTCTTCTGGGATTCGGAATTGCTGACGCCGATCAGGCTTTTCATTGTATTGATTCACGAATTCTGGCATGGCCTTGGCGCGCTGGTCTCCGGCGCAGTACTCCAGCAAGTGCGGATCGATTTTGATGAGAGCGGGGAGACCTTTGTTCGCGGTCTCACTACGGGCGCCGGATTTGCACTCACTGTGAGCGCCGGATACATTGGCGCAGCGCTGACCGGCGCCATTCTTCTGAGTCGCGGAATCGCCGGGCAGTGGGAGCGTGTTACGCTTGGCGCTTTCTCGATCGTTGTCCTCTACATGAGCTATTTGTTCACCGAACCCGGATCGCCGGCCTTTTACACTGGCATAGGCTGGGGGCTGGGGACGCTGTGCCTCTGTCTTCTGGGTCGCGCTTTTGCCCGGGTTACTCTTCTGACGCTCGGATCGATTGCACTCTGGTACTGCCTTTATGACTTGCTTGATTTTACGCGCGAGCTGCAGCGCACCGATGCCGGAATATTTGCACGCTATATACAGGCGCAAGATTGGCCGCTGGG is a genomic window of Leptospirales bacterium containing:
- a CDS encoding M50 family metallopeptidase encodes the protein MGQLRLWIALAAGLAATLFWDSELLTPIRLFIVLIHEFWHGLGALVSGAVLQQVRIDFDESGETFVRGLTTGAGFALTVSAGYIGAALTGAILLSRGIAGQWERVTLGAFSIVVLYMSYLFTEPGSPAFYTGIGWGLGTLCLCLLGRAFARVTLLTLGSIALWYCLYDLLDFTRELQRTDAGIFARYIQAQDWPLGRALSLQQLAGSISLIWSAIVVLAIVMTLRPVLFPPRQFLPAESPPTPLEKAFPGEITPPVQEWLLSNGFGLDGKPLPAELLESPSPEPLSSASPSPTAAKIE